The sequence below is a genomic window from Coleofasciculus sp. FACHB-T130.
ACCAACGCTACCCTCGACTTCCAAACCGCCACCGGACATCAAGTTCTAGCCGCAGCCGGCAAGAAAATGTTGCGACCCGGCGGACGAATTGCGACAGAGCAATTGTTTGAGTGGGCAGACTTCCAAGCAGGTGAGACAGTTCTGGAATTAGCTTCTAGTTTTGGCTACAGCGCGATCGCTCTAGCTCAACGCTACGGCGTGCGGGTGGTCGGCGTAGAGAAAAACCCCGAAAGTGTAGCCCGTGCCCGTTCCAACATCGAGGCGGCGGGGTTAACAGGTCAGGTGGAAATCATTGAGGGCGATGTCTTCCACCTGGATGCTATCTCCGAACAGTTTGATTATGTTTTGGCAGAAGCGATTCTAACCATGCAATCTGTACCAGGGAAAGCCAAGATTTTGGCTGGGGTGCGCGATCGCTTGAAGCCAGGAGGCAAATTTCTTTGCCACGAATTACTCGCCCGTAACCAGGAAGCAGAGATTCATCAAGCTTTAGCACAGGTAATTCGGGTCAATTCTACCCCGTTATCCCAGGCAAATTGGCTGGCTGCTTGTGAAGCTGCCGGACTGCAAGTACAACAGCATCAAACCGGGTCAATGGGTTTGTTGAATCTGCATCGGGTACTTCAAGACGAAGGCGTTATGGATACCCTCCGGATTCTGTGGAATGTTCTGACGCGCCCAGCGCTGCGGAAACGAGTTTTGGCAATGCGCCGTGTCTTCCAGCAATATCAACAGGATTTGGGTTACATCGTCCTACGTGCAAAACGCGCCTAAAAAAGTGAATCAATCATGACTAATACACTGATACCTCATCCATCTTTAGCGATTCAATTGTCAGAAAAGATTGAGTATCCCCAGCAGGGAGTCCTCAGCAAAGTTTTGCTTAAAGATTCCTGCTGTCAATACACGCTGTTGTGTCTAGCCGCAGGTACAAATATTTCTGAACACTCCTCGCCTCGAAATGCAACCGTCCACGTCATTGAAGGGCGAGGGCTATTAACTTTGCAAAGGCAAGAAATAGCACTTGAACCGGGCGGTTTTATCTTCATGCCTGCCAATGCTCCCCACGCTTTGAAAGCCGAAGAAAATCTAGCTTTTCTGCTGACGCTTTCGGAAAATCCCCAACAAAAATAAGTGGCGACTAACTGAGGTAGCTCATAGTCCCACCATCTTCAAACTGCAATACTAATACTCAGTCACCAAGAAATTAACCATGCTGAATACCTTTACTCAACACCTCAATCTCTCGACTTCTGAAGTAGAAACCCTACTCTCACTCAGCTTGCAGGATTTGCTCAACTCGCCTGCAATTCAGCAGAAACTAGACAGTTTAAATATCCCGTTGCTGCAACAAACTTTGCCTCTAGCAAAGACCGTTTT
It includes:
- a CDS encoding cupin domain-containing protein, coding for MTNTLIPHPSLAIQLSEKIEYPQQGVLSKVLLKDSCCQYTLLCLAAGTNISEHSSPRNATVHVIEGRGLLTLQRQEIALEPGGFIFMPANAPHALKAEENLAFLLTLSENPQQK
- a CDS encoding class I SAM-dependent methyltransferase, producing the protein MTNATLDFQTATGHQVLAAAGKKMLRPGGRIATEQLFEWADFQAGETVLELASSFGYSAIALAQRYGVRVVGVEKNPESVARARSNIEAAGLTGQVEIIEGDVFHLDAISEQFDYVLAEAILTMQSVPGKAKILAGVRDRLKPGGKFLCHELLARNQEAEIHQALAQVIRVNSTPLSQANWLAACEAAGLQVQQHQTGSMGLLNLHRVLQDEGVMDTLRILWNVLTRPALRKRVLAMRRVFQQYQQDLGYIVLRAKRA